In Candidatus Goldiibacteriota bacterium, the DNA window ATTGTGGAATTATATATACTTGTCCGAACAACAATATAGTTGCTTAGACAAGTATTAACATTCTGTTAACCTGAAATTAACAAAAGGCGGGTAGGTTGAGATGGTTGAAAAGAAAAAAGATAAGAGCCTGAATAATCAGGTGGGATGGAACCTTTACCGTACAGGAATGATGATGCGCAGGGAAGGGGCAAGAATGCTTATGAGGTATAACCTTACCCCGGAGCAATGGCAGATAATGATGATTCTTGGAAGCAAAGGCGCTCTTACGCAGAAGGCGCTTGGCGATATAACGCTTCAGGACGCGCCTGCCATTTCAAGGGCTGTTCAACGACTGATAGTGAAAAATTACGCTAAAAAAAGTTCAAGCAATAAAGATAAAAGGGCTGTACAGGTGGAAATTACCGGTAAGGGCGGGCTGCTTCTTTCGGATATTGAATCAAGAATGAAAAAAGCTCACAGGGTAAATAATATTTATCAGAATTTTTCTGACGTTAAAAAAAGGCAGCTTATAAAACTGCTTACTGAATTACGGTCAAATTTGGAAAATAATATACATCCGGATAACTTTGGAGGAGAAAAATGAAAAGATTAATCGCACTGGTTTTAAGCGCGGTATTTATCGCGGGTACGGCAGCGGCGGAGCCTTTAACGTTTGACGCCGCTTTAAAAAATGCTTTTGAAAAAAACACATCAATAACAAAAGCGTATTCAGATTATAAGATTTCAAAAGCGGTGGTAGAGCAGACATACGGCATGTTTGACGTAATGCTGGACGCGGGCGTTAATTATATAGAGCAGAGGGATATTGCAACTTCCCCGCTTTCGCCGTCCGAATTAAAAGTCCTTTCATATAATGTGGGGCTTTCAGAGAAAATATTCACAGGCGGATTTCTTGGGTTAAAGCTTACAAACGACAGGACCACAATGCTTTACGGGGATATTGACCCTATGATGGCGGCGTTTTTAGGGCCGGCAGAAACATATGACCCTTCGCTTTCAATTTCCCTTTCTCAGCCGCTTTTAAAAGGCGTGTGGGGCAGGCCCGATGAAAAAGCCATTGAGATAGGAAAGAAATCCATTCTTCTTTCAAAAGAGGCCCTGAAAAATACTGTTTATAATCAGATATCAGCCCTGCGTGAATCATTTTATTTTGTATATATGTCAGACGAGATGCTGAAAACACAGAAAAAGCTTTACGATGACGCAAGCAAGTTTTATAAGGAAACGCTGAATTTAAAACAGATAGGCATGAGGGAAACAAAGGATGTTTATCAGACGCAGGCTTCCTTATTATCTGCGGAAGCCGGCATTACACCGGCAGAGAATCAGGTTAAGTTTGCCAAAGAGCAGTTTTTAAACCTTGCGGGCTATTCCGACGCGCAGTGGGAAAATATAGAAGTTGAAATGACCGGCGCTGTTGAAGAAATAGAGATTCCCGGTGAACTGAATTCTCAAATGGAAGAAACCCTTGTTGATGTTCAGCCCGAAGTTGTAATGGCAAAGCTGGGGATGGATATGACCGGAATTGAAGATGAAATGAAATTCGCGGACATGCTTCCGGAACTTAACCTTATCGGCAGTTATGGAATTGACGGGCTTGCAACGGATTTAGACGGCGCGTTTGACACTATGTCCACAAATAATTACAATAATTTTATGGTGGGCGTTAATCTTAAATATTCTTTCCCGAACAGGGGAAACATAGCGGCAAAAAGCCAGACAGAAGAAAAACTGAAAAAAGCGCGGGAAGATTATGAATTTTTAAGAAGGCAGATGAAAATAATGATTAGGGACGGGTACAGAAAACTGCTGTCCGCGAAAAATGATTATGAAAAGAAAAAAGAAGCCACACAGCTGCAGAACAAAAGGCTTGGTATAGAAGAAAAAGATTTTAAACAGGGAAGGTCTTCAACCAGGGAACTGTTAATGGCGCAGACAGACGCGTCAACCGCGAAGTTAAGCGAAATAGGTTCTTTCATTACATATATTCAGGCGGTAAATAACTGGAGTAAAATTTCAGGAAAATATAACGGGTATTTTGATGAATACCTTAAAGACAAGGAGTAATTCATGGGACTGATACGTTATTTTGTAAAGAAAAGTATTCTGGTAAATTTAATAGCGGTTTTTATCACGTTAATCGGCTTCTATACGTTTTTTACATCCGCAAAGGAAGTGTTTCCGAATATACAGATGGGTTATATTGTAATAACTACCGTATATCCGCAGGCGGGTTCCGAAGAAGTTGAAAAGCTTGTGACTATACCGATTGAAAACGCCATAGAAGATGTTGACGGGATTGATAAAATAACTTCCTGGACATCTGAAGGCATGTCAATGATAGGAATTGAACTTGTTGCTGACGCTAATATTAAAGAAGCTCTTGATGATATTGAAAAAGCGGTTGACGCGATAAGCGGCCTGCCTGAAGAAGCAATGGACCCCAATATCTTTGAAATTGCGTCTGATATATTTCCGGTTATTAACGTTTCTGTTTCCGGCGGCAAAGATTACGCCCAGCTTAGGGAAGCTTCTAAAAGGCTTGAAGAACGGCTTATGGAAGTCAAGGGCGTGGGCAAAATAGAAATGTGGGGCTATTACGACAAAGCCCTGTGGATAGACGTTGATAAAAACGAACTTGATAAATACGGACTTACCCTTTACAACTTTATTTCAACGCTGCAGGACAGGGATATTTCAATGCCCGCGGGAAACAAGACATTTGACAGGTATGAATATGCCGTCAGGTTCCTGTCGCCTATGGACAGCAAAGAGGACGTTGAAAATGTAATCATCCGTTCAAATGACGCGGGAAGAAAACTTCAGGTAAAAAATGTCGCGGAAGTAATTGACGGTTTTCAGGACGAGGATATGTATCTTCGCTCGCAGGGGCAAAGGGCGGTCCTGTTTGATATTTTAAAAAACCAGGGTAAAGACAGCATTAAAATAGCAAAGCAGGTCCGTGAAATAGCGCTTAACCTTGAAAAAGAATTTAACGGCGATATTAAGGTTTCGTTTTCAAATGATATGTCAATATACCTTCAGAACAGGCTTGATGTCCTTTATTCAAACGGCGCGTTTGGAGCGCTGCTGGTTGTGGGCATGCTTATGCTTCTGCTTCGCCCGTCTATTGCGGTTTTCACCGCGCTTGGGCTTCCGGTAGCTTTTGGAATATCATTTTTTGCAACAAACCAGATGGGTATTTCATTCAATATGATGTCAATTTTCGGTTTTATTATGGTGCTGGGTATGCTTGTGGATGACGCGATTGTTGTCGGCGAAAATGTCTACCGGCATATGGAAATGGGAAAGGATACATATAACGCTGTTGTGGACGGGACATCAGAAATGATAATGCCTGTTATAGCTTCTGTATCAACCACAATTGCCGCTTTCTCGCCGCTGATGATGATAGGCGGCATGATGGGGGAATTCCTTTCCGCCATCCCTAAAGTTATAATTATCGCGCTGGCCGCGTCTGTAATAGAATGCTTCTTTATTCTGCCTTCCCATCTGTCGGATTTTGTAAAACAGAAAACGCGCGGCAAGGGCGAGCAGTTACAGGAACATTGGTTTGAAGTGCTTAAGGAAAAATACGGAAAACTTCTGGAACTTACTCTGTATAAAAGGGGCACAACCGCAATTCTGATAGCCCTTATGTTTATCTTTGGTATAGGCCTTGAATTAAGAAACGGTTTTTCTTTTACGGATTCACAGGTAAATGAAATAGAGATAAAACTGAAAACCAATAAAGAGTTTTCAGTGGATGACACGGAAAAAATTGTCAAAGATATAGAAAAAATAGTTTTAGAGCTTGATCCAAAAGACCTTGAAGCGGTTAACAGTTTTGTGGGTATGTGGAATTCCACAAACGGCCCGCCCACTTTTGCGCCGAATATCGGAAATATAGCGGTAATTCTGCACATAGAAGATAACAGAAAGACGAAAGACGCGAATAAGATACTTGAAACGCTTAGAAACCGTATAGGCATGCCGGAAGGCGTAAAGACCCTTGATATTAAAGCTCTTAAAGGCGGCCCTCCGGCAGGCGAAGAAATTGATGTTGCCATATCCGCGGACAGTTTTGACAGGGCGGTTGCGGTTTCGGAAGAGTTTATGGAAGCGGTAAAAAAGATTAATTTTGCCGATACCAAAAAGGATTCCGCGGCGTTTTATAACCCTGTTGCTTCTTTAAATACGGATTTTGAAGAGGGCAAAAAAGAAGTAAGGTTTGTAGTTGATGAGGCAAAAGCTTCAAGGGCGGGCGTGAACCTTACGCAGGCAAGCATAATAATGAGGTCCGCGATAGCCGGTTTTAAACTTAAAACCATTAAAAAACTCGGCGAAGACATAGAGGTGAAAGTAAGGGTAAACGAACAGTCAATAGCCACTATTGATGATGTGCTTCAGTTAAAGGTTCCCAATATGATGGGCAACAGGATTCTGTTAAGGGAAATCGTGAAAGTTGAACAGGGTACAACTTATTCGCAGTTAAAGCATATTGACGGAAAGAAAAGCGTATCAGTTGTTGGTACGCTTAAAAAACCCGTTAAAAAAGCCAAAGGCGAATCAAACGGCGTTAAGGCGGAAGCGGCTAAAACCGGGAAAACAAAGATAAAAAAAGAACCAAATATAAACGCAAATATGTTTAATATGAAAATGAAAGATGTTATTAAGGAATTTGAAGAGA includes these proteins:
- a CDS encoding winged helix-turn-helix transcriptional regulator produces the protein MVEKKKDKSLNNQVGWNLYRTGMMMRREGARMLMRYNLTPEQWQIMMILGSKGALTQKALGDITLQDAPAISRAVQRLIVKNYAKKSSSNKDKRAVQVEITGKGGLLLSDIESRMKKAHRVNNIYQNFSDVKKRQLIKLLTELRSNLENNIHPDNFGGEK
- a CDS encoding TolC family protein, with the translated sequence MKRLIALVLSAVFIAGTAAAEPLTFDAALKNAFEKNTSITKAYSDYKISKAVVEQTYGMFDVMLDAGVNYIEQRDIATSPLSPSELKVLSYNVGLSEKIFTGGFLGLKLTNDRTTMLYGDIDPMMAAFLGPAETYDPSLSISLSQPLLKGVWGRPDEKAIEIGKKSILLSKEALKNTVYNQISALRESFYFVYMSDEMLKTQKKLYDDASKFYKETLNLKQIGMRETKDVYQTQASLLSAEAGITPAENQVKFAKEQFLNLAGYSDAQWENIEVEMTGAVEEIEIPGELNSQMEETLVDVQPEVVMAKLGMDMTGIEDEMKFADMLPELNLIGSYGIDGLATDLDGAFDTMSTNNYNNFMVGVNLKYSFPNRGNIAAKSQTEEKLKKAREDYEFLRRQMKIMIRDGYRKLLSAKNDYEKKKEATQLQNKRLGIEEKDFKQGRSSTRELLMAQTDASTAKLSEIGSFITYIQAVNNWSKISGKYNGYFDEYLKDKE
- a CDS encoding efflux RND transporter permease subunit, yielding MGLIRYFVKKSILVNLIAVFITLIGFYTFFTSAKEVFPNIQMGYIVITTVYPQAGSEEVEKLVTIPIENAIEDVDGIDKITSWTSEGMSMIGIELVADANIKEALDDIEKAVDAISGLPEEAMDPNIFEIASDIFPVINVSVSGGKDYAQLREASKRLEERLMEVKGVGKIEMWGYYDKALWIDVDKNELDKYGLTLYNFISTLQDRDISMPAGNKTFDRYEYAVRFLSPMDSKEDVENVIIRSNDAGRKLQVKNVAEVIDGFQDEDMYLRSQGQRAVLFDILKNQGKDSIKIAKQVREIALNLEKEFNGDIKVSFSNDMSIYLQNRLDVLYSNGAFGALLVVGMLMLLLRPSIAVFTALGLPVAFGISFFATNQMGISFNMMSIFGFIMVLGMLVDDAIVVGENVYRHMEMGKDTYNAVVDGTSEMIMPVIASVSTTIAAFSPLMMIGGMMGEFLSAIPKVIIIALAASVIECFFILPSHLSDFVKQKTRGKGEQLQEHWFEVLKEKYGKLLELTLYKRGTTAILIALMFIFGIGLELRNGFSFTDSQVNEIEIKLKTNKEFSVDDTEKIVKDIEKIVLELDPKDLEAVNSFVGMWNSTNGPPTFAPNIGNIAVILHIEDNRKTKDANKILETLRNRIGMPEGVKTLDIKALKGGPPAGEEIDVAISADSFDRAVAVSEEFMEAVKKINFADTKKDSAAFYNPVASLNTDFEEGKKEVRFVVDEAKASRAGVNLTQASIIMRSAIAGFKLKTIKKLGEDIEVKVRVNEQSIATIDDVLQLKVPNMMGNRILLREIVKVEQGTTYSQLKHIDGKKSVSVVGTLKKPVKKAKGESNGVKAEAAKTGKTKIKKEPNINANMFNMKMKDVIKEFEEKYKDVRFETGGEQEAMAEGFQDLGKAFVVALFLIFIILATLFNSLVQPFIIMLAIPFGFIGVMWTLVFHGMSISFMAFMAFVGLTGVVVNNSLIMVSFINGLIAEGKPFEQAIIEGSKTRLRPIVLTTFTTVIGLMPLGYGWFGGNDPMITPMAVVFAWGLLFASFVTLFIIPSFMVTVNNLKISIKRMFGKGGEEKKAFSRKD